Genomic DNA from Telopea speciosissima isolate NSW1024214 ecotype Mountain lineage chromosome 2, Tspe_v1, whole genome shotgun sequence:
GCACCCCGAAGTCATTCTCCTCTGCACTTCCATACTCTCCACGGAATCTGTCCTCAAGTCACTGCCCTTGCAGCGGTTGAAACGAAGTACCCTCTTTGTCGATGTGCTTTCTGTGAAGGAGATGCCTAGGAACTTGTTCCTCCAGATCTTACCGCCTGAATTTGATATACTTTGTACCCATCCGATGTTTGGGCCTGAAAGTGGTAAAAATGGCTGGGGAGGTCTACCTTTTGTGTATGACAAAGTGCGGATTGGGAATGAGGAATCAAGAGTCCATCGGTGCAATAGTTTCCTCAACATTTTTGCACAAGAGGGCTGTCGCTTGGTGGAGATGTCTTGTGCAGAGCATGATAGGCATGCAGCAGGTACCCAGTTCATCACCCATTTTATAGGAAGGACTTTGGGGAAGATTGACTTGGATTTTACACCCATTAACACTAAAGGTTATGAGACACTCTTGAATTTGAGGGACAATACTTGTGGGGATAGCTTTGAACTTTTCTATGGTTTGTTTATATACAACAAGAATGCTCTTGAGCAGCTGGAGAGGTTGGACATGGCTTTTGAATCAGTAAAGATGCAGCTTTTCGGCCGTTTGCATGATATACTTAGGAAGCAGATGTTTGAAAATGATGAAGACTCGGAAGCACCACAAAGTAACAATGGTGCGGTAGACGAATCACCACAGAGCCAATGAGGTGAAATCTACAAGTATGGAGTTCTTTACCTCTGGTTTTATAATTCCTTGTACAGTTGCTTATTTGCGTGTATGGGGTAGGCTATTCTTTTATATATGTTTCTTTGATGTCTCACATGTGAACCAATAGTAATTTTTGTAGTTGCCCGTGGAGACATTCTTGTGGAAGAACCAACATATTACAATTTTAAATTTGTCATTGATGCAAAGATATAATCCAAATGCAGTATTCAATAAAATCACCACTTGGATTGTTTTTTCCTGTCTCTCTTGCCaattatttggtttgattatgttattttaatttaagtttgtTAACACTTTGGCTATCAGCTTAAAGGCGCAGGTTCAGAGTTTGAGGGCAGCCACTTCATGTGGAAAATTTTCAAGGTTAGGACTGACTCTAGCCCATCCCTCCTAGGGCActgcaaaaggtggacttccacCCATGGTTCAAGGACTCAGTCAAAACCagtggtttcgaccgagatatctTGGTTTCCCAAGAAACTAAGACGAAACTTGGTACAAgtcaggtttcgaccatattttggtttttttgatcGGTTTTGAccgaaaaataccaagtttcgaccaattttgaccagttttggtagtttcgaccagttttgacAGCACATGACATGTCGAGTTTTGCCCAGAAAAGACCAGGTTTCAACCTTGTTTTGGGCGAAACctgggaaaaaactaagtttcctggctggtcgaaaccggCTTTGGCaccaagatttagaaccttgattcCACCGGATTATGACCTTTCTTTTATTATGGTTCTCTTTTGTATATTTGAGGTGGCTTACCTTATTCATTACATACAATTTTATTATAATGTAATGAAAGATCTTCTATCTTGTAATTCCGGCAAACCTTTTGTGCCTTCCTAGGTGGTTAGCCTGCTGACATTAATTTACTTCCTCCTCCtcgtttttcttttctttaatatgCAAGACTTTGGTTAACTGCATACCAACGTTACTGTTCACGAAAAGGTATTAATTTAAACTTATTTTTTCTAGGAGTTTGGTGTGACTAAGTTCTCCTTCTTTTACTGTTCAGTGGATGGCGAAGAAATATGTTGAT
This window encodes:
- the LOC122649727 gene encoding arogenate dehydrogenase 2, chloroplastic-like, which gives rise to MLTLSCLQPSKTRAAIPHELHAISHCFRRPSLSLSIYSTRNQSNWRRSLCIRAIDAAQPYDYETQIYERFEQSIKLRIAIVGFGNFGQFLAKTLVQQGHTVLVHSRSNYSDIAIELGVSFYFDPHDLCEEHPEVILLCTSILSTESVLKSLPLQRLKRSTLFVDVLSVKEMPRNLFLQILPPEFDILCTHPMFGPESGKNGWGGLPFVYDKVRIGNEESRVHRCNSFLNIFAQEGCRLVEMSCAEHDRHAAGTQFITHFIGRTLGKIDLDFTPINTKGYETLLNLRDNTCGDSFELFYGLFIYNKNALEQLERLDMAFESVKMQLFGRLHDILRKQMFENDEDSEAPQSNNGAVDESPQSQ